In Synechococcus sp. CB0101, a genomic segment contains:
- a CDS encoding sulfotransferase family 2 domain-containing protein — protein sequence MSSLAFQKLKKTLRPAIHVNYPKTNVLFIHIPKAAGSNISTNILGYRVGHIPLCDYFLTDKNKFNEAFKFSFARHPFRRFISAYNFLLSGGINLKDKSQGDFIKKNFQSLIDFVDACEDIKFRNKFIHLKSQYNFVSIPSDIPYCVKCDFVGKTEFFNEDIKYIANQINDITIRERLLGLKTSTRSINARKNHDLNVYDECLYQKIINIYRDDMEIFGYDEWNTLDKLKLI from the coding sequence ATGTCTTCTCTTGCTTTTCAAAAATTAAAAAAAACGCTACGTCCAGCAATTCATGTTAACTATCCAAAGACAAATGTGCTTTTTATTCATATACCAAAGGCAGCTGGGTCAAACATAAGCACAAACATTCTTGGTTATCGAGTGGGTCACATACCACTTTGCGATTATTTTCTAACTGACAAAAATAAGTTTAATGAGGCATTTAAATTTTCATTTGCAAGACATCCTTTTCGGAGGTTCATATCAGCGTACAATTTTCTTCTTTCAGGAGGAATTAATTTAAAAGATAAATCTCAAGGAGATTTTATCAAGAAAAACTTTCAGTCATTGATAGATTTTGTTGATGCATGTGAAGATATAAAATTTAGAAATAAATTCATACATTTGAAATCTCAGTATAATTTTGTTTCTATACCATCTGATATACCCTATTGCGTTAAATGCGATTTTGTGGGCAAAACAGAGTTCTTCAATGAAGACATAAAATATATAGCTAATCAAATAAATGATATAACTATTCGAGAGAGATTGCTTGGTCTTAAAACTTCTACTAGATCAATTAATGCTCGAAAAAATCATGATCTAAATGTTTACGATGAATGCTTATATCAAAAAATAATTAATATATATCGTGATGATATGGAAATATTTGGATATGATGAATGGAACACTTTAGATAAATTAAAACTTATCTAG